TTTAAGCGAATACTAAGTATTGTTATATACATTGACGACGTAACCTTTTGACAATAACAACAATCTAATACGTAGGACTCAACATGATTGTGAGCGACGGCGACGTAGGCGAGAACGCGAAGTATAATCTGGCCTTGAGAGACGTGCCAGAATATCCTGAAATCAGCAAAGCGTTTACCGTCAATCCCGAAGAAGCTCAAGGTCGAGTGCCAGTTGTGGTTAAGGCCAGGAACGTAAGCGTGCTGGACTACGACGTGGACGATCCAGCGATGAGGCAGTTTGACTTCGAAGTCGTTGCCATCGTTGCGAAAGAAGTGGTAAGCACCCTTATTGCTTCTAATTTAATCCTAAGTAtcacaatttcttttcaacgcGTTAACCTAATGAAATGTTTTTCCATTGAACTTAAGGTAGCTACAAGCAAGGTTCACATTGAACTGATGGATGCAAACGACCATAGTCCAGAGTTTTCTCAAGCGGTGTACAAGCTCTCGGTGCCAGAGGACGCTGAAGTAGGCACCTCTTTTGGCGACGTCTTCGCCAGAGACTACGATAGCGGTTCCTTCGGCGAGCTGACCTATACTCTGCGTGGCTTCGGGGCTGACAAGTTTAAAACCAATCCCAAAACTGGAGGAATCACCGTAACTAAGGCTCTGGATTACGAAGCCCAGAAGTCGTACTCGTTGACGATGGAGGCGAAGGATGGCGGAGGAAAGGTGTCCGCCGTGAACATTTTGATAGAACTTGAAGACGTCAACGACAACGCTCCAACCTTCGAGCAGAACGAATACACGAGGACGGTTCGCGAGGAAGCGACCAGCTTCGATCCTCAGATGTTCGTCAGAGCTACGGATGTCGATGGTCCCATGCAGGGGAATGGGAAAGTGACGTACTCCATCATCGCACACAACAGTATGACGAACGGTGTTTTTAAGGTATGCAGAAGATGAAAACCTTGCAATTatggaaaagaaattcgtCTTCGATACTCTTGAATACAATCATCTTCCTGGATATCGAAGGCTCCTTTATTTGTTTCTATCCCATAAAAGATATTGCTTGCAGATAAACTCAGATACTGGGGAAATAACAATGGCGACGCCAGTGAGTTCAGGAGACACGGAAAGGGGCACCTACGAGCTGGTGATCCGAGCTACGGACGCCGGCACGCCGCCATTGTCCTCGGAGGCAAAACTCCTCGTCAGAGTGGGTGTGCCTGGAAACCAGAAGCCTATTTTCCGCGGAAACCATAAGTCCAATTTACCAGGTCCCAGCAGTTATCGAGCTAGACTGCTGGAGAACGCTTCCCCTGGGACGGAGGTCATCAGGGTCGTGGCCAACGATCCTGATGGAAGGGACAACTTGTTGCAGTATCACATCGCTTCTGGGGCTAAGGACAATTTTGTCATAGACCCTAGGTACTCCTTTAATATTTATCCTGCAGCGAAAAACGTAATAGCTTTCAAATCGGTCCACTGGTTTGAAAGAAACCAATATATTTAGCTTTTATTCTTCTAGCTCTGGTGTCATCACAGTTTCTCCTGATGCTCGTCTGGATCTGGAGTCTGGTGGTGATAAGTACGAGGTGATAGTCTACGCTATCGACTCTGGCACACCTGTCAAGGAAACAGCTACCACCACTGTCACAGTGAACATGATCGATGTTAACAATAAACCACCTGTGTTCAACGAATCAACGTACCTAGTCTACGTATCGGAGAGAGCTGCAATTGGTACGTTACACACTCACTTCAGGTGTCATGGAGAACAAGTATCGTATTCATTCTATTTCGATTGACCTACTTTCTGTACTAACCGAAAAATTGAATGTCCTAAGATactgtatttattgaaatttaatattccaagaaGGCTACTTATTATACTAATCCACCGCAACCTTTGAACAGGTGAACCTGTCCTGAAAGTAATAGCAACCGATCCAGACTGGGACGCCAACTTGGAGTACTCTCTGGTGGAACCCATAAGAGCCGTCGATAAGACTGGCGTTGCTTTCAAGAACGCGGCTCCCTACGACTACAAGTCAGCGTTTCGCATAAACTCCACCACCGGATTGATAACAGTGAACCGCGTGTTGGATTACCAAGTGGCTGCCGTGATAATCCTCACGGTCCAAGTGCAGGATCTGAACGCTGTCGTTGATAAAGAGAAGCAAATCACGAAAGTCGAGGTGACGGTGTACATCCAGGCCTACAGCGACGACAATCCGACCTTCTCGAATACTGGCTGGTCACCCAACAATCCAACGATCAGGATCACAGTGCCCGAGGAGCAACCACTTGGAACAACCTTGCTGATGTTATCAGCCAAGGAGCCTGCTACAGGATATCTCGTTCAAAGATTCGAGCTGGTGAGGGACGATGACGACGAGGGATACGTCAACGTTGGTGTGCAGAGTGGAAACGTTGTTTTGAGCAAGAGGCTGGATTACGAAGCTCTCAATCAAAAGGTAGCTTCAGGCATGATCGTTGAGGATTTCGTGGGTGTCTAGGCACGCTGGCAGCCAACGcgttaattcttttttgtagCTTTTCATTGCGAATGTTAATTCAATAggatattaatacaaaaattattgtttacagTTCATTCGTTTCAAAGTGCGAGCTCTAGCTTCAGACTACGAAATAACTCGCAAGATGTCTGAGGCGAACGTGATCGTCGAAGTCCAAGACACCAACGACAATAGTCCAACCTTCGCCCAGAAAGactataaaatttcagtgCTAGAGTCAGAGAAGCCTGCGAAGATCGTGCTGAACGTGAAGGCTGTCGACATGGACAGTTCCAACACAGAGCAGGAGGTCAAGAGAGGATTCGGTGAAGTTAGGTATTCCTTGACTGGTGAAAACGCCAATTTGTTCGAGGTGGAACCGATAACTGGCAATATTCAGGTGAAGGAAACTTTTCTTCAGCTGTTCTGAGACATCAAGAGCTGTGGATTTCTACTATCGCGCTGATCCCtgtgtattaatatttcagattGCTCCAAACACGACACTCGACAGAGAGAAACAATCAGTTCTACGCTTCTACGTCGTTGCGTCAGACATGCCTCAGGGTGGCGCTGAGCAGAGGAGTACCAGAGCTCTGGTGACAGTCGACGTTCTAGATGTCAACGACAATGCCCCAACCTTCCAGCAGGAATCCTACACGGCTGTGATACCTGAGAACGCTACCCCAGGTGTCAGTGTGGTAAACATCACTGCCACAGACCCCGACGAAGGCGACGGAGGGGTCATTCACTTCGAAATCATCGACGAGGGTGAAGCAAACGGTGAGAAAATTCGTTCAGACATCATCAGTCAAAACACAATTTAACACTTTGCCAGTGTCACTGCCcacaatttatcattaaaattgctggaagtgcaaagggttaatattacatatttaacgttaatcaattacaattttaggGTTATTCAACATAAACCACACAACGGGGGAGATCTATTCCGCCCGTGCACTGACAGGAAAGGGTAGAACGGAGCCGTACATAATGCGAATTAGGGCCCAAGATGGCGGCGAGCCAGAGCTGTACACGGACGTGATTTTGACGCTGTACATCGGCGACGTAGTCAGTAACGACGGCGTTCCTCTTTTTATCAGGCCCACTCTCGAAGAGGTGGCCCACATAGCCGAGAATTCAACCATTGGCAGCCCAGTGTTCCAAGTCGTGGCTTCAGACCCTGATGACCCCAACCTACCAAACGGGAAGATCACCTTCAAGTTCTTAGAAGATGGGAACTTCGGGAAAGACGCAAGCGCGTTTAGGATAAACAGCGAGACTGGCCTGATCACCACGAGGAAGTTGCTGGATAGAGAAGCAAAGGACAGCTACACGTTGATATTGGTAGCTCAGGATCTAGGAAATCCTCCTCAGCAGGCAACCAGAGTGCTTCAAGTCATCGTAAACGACATCGACGATCACAAGCCTCACTTCAGGAGGACTTTGGACAGCCCTCCGATAGAATTAACCATCGTAGAAGAGAAACCAGTGGGGACCAAGGTCGGTGTGATCGAAGCGATCGACGAGGACATCGGCGAGAACGGTATGATCGACTACTCCATCGTCTACGGGAACGAGGCTGGCTTGTTCGTCGTGGAACGGCTCGAGAACAACTCAGCCGTGATAAAATCAAACGGTCGTCTGGATCGCGAATCCATAGATCATCACTTGCTCACCGTGAAGTGTTTCCCTTATTCCTCCAAGAAGGCTGACGTCGTTCCCAAACCGTATAACCGACAAGATCCTTCGGAGAGGCAGATTCTCATCAAAGTTTTGGACATCGACGACAACAAGCCCAAGTTCAAGAAAGAAAACGTCACTTTGGGTGTTCGATTGAACGTCCCGATAGATACCAGTCTGATAACTCTGGAGGCCACCGACGCAGACTCGGACGCTCTTCCTATCAACTACAGCATGGGTAAAGCATCGTTCGCGTCTCTGGTCGATCCCTCGATGTCGAAACGCGAGATTCCCTCGCACCTGGCCTTGAATCCTCAGACTGGCGAGTTGAGAACCACTGGGTCCATGTCAGGCTACGCTGACGGCTACATGGAGATCATAGTGACTGCCAACAACTCCGTGATACCCGGAAGAGAGACGAACATCACCCTAAGGGTTTTCCTACTGCGAGACAGGGACATGCTGAAGTTCGTATTCTCCAAGCCACCCGTCGAAGTCAGGCAAACCTTGGAGGATTTCGAGAAAGCTGTTCAGCAGGCTCTGTCGTTGCCTATCAGCGTCAACGTCTACGACACGCAGTTTTATTCGAAGGAGGACAACTCGCTGGATTTCTCCTCGACCAGCTCGTGCTTCCAAATGGTTGGCAAAGAGGCGTACGATCTGGACGAAATGAAGGCTCTTCTTATCGACCAGAG
The sequence above is drawn from the Hylaeus volcanicus isolate JK05 chromosome 2, UHH_iyHylVolc1.0_haploid, whole genome shotgun sequence genome and encodes:
- the LOC128872237 gene encoding cadherin-23, which gives rise to MWTILLLAFSTWSSSWGQVINRAPHFVQGGDMARLAVSESTPPGAPVYTLKGEDPEGSRLHYSISGEYFTVNRDSGVVVLRKALDRETQDLIEVIISITDEGIAGSEPNTVSLRREIAVLDENDNPPVYVGRPYAARVPESAHVGGLLVPSGTIIITDRDGGVNADVHVECVPGSRDDDVCEVFNVSTEKLAEGKYDVQITLMKPLDYERRNSYLINLLAVDGANDVTKRLQARATVAVDVLDVQDQPPVFLNAPYSAALPENTAVGHTILTVRARDGDTGEPRALLLTLKDDDSGHFNLEVSREGDVTVGKIVTTNASLDREDPRILQNGGIYTFQVKATELINNEIPADTATSIVTIVVTDVDDLAPVFNEKYFSIKISEDIGRDTPLPGLNMIVSDGDVGENAKYNLALRDVPEYPEISKAFTVNPEEAQGRVPVVVKARNVSVLDYDVDDPAMRQFDFEVVAIVAKEVVATSKVHIELMDANDHSPEFSQAVYKLSVPEDAEVGTSFGDVFARDYDSGSFGELTYTLRGFGADKFKTNPKTGGITVTKALDYEAQKSYSLTMEAKDGGGKVSAVNILIELEDVNDNAPTFEQNEYTRTVREEATSFDPQMFVRATDVDGPMQGNGKVTYSIIAHNSMTNGVFKINSDTGEITMATPVSSGDTERGTYELVIRATDAGTPPLSSEAKLLVRVGVPGNQKPIFRGNHKSNLPGPSSYRARLLENASPGTEVIRVVANDPDGRDNLLQYHIASGAKDNFVIDPSSGVITVSPDARLDLESGGDKYEVIVYAIDSGTPVKETATTTVTVNMIDVNNKPPVFNESTYLVYVSERAAIGEPVLKVIATDPDWDANLEYSLVEPIRAVDKTGVAFKNAAPYDYKSAFRINSTTGLITVNRVLDYQVAAVIILTVQVQDLNAVVDKEKQITKVEVTVYIQAYSDDNPTFSNTGWSPNNPTIRITVPEEQPLGTTLLMLSAKEPATGYLVQRFELVRDDDDEGYVNVGVQSGNVVLSKRLDYEALNQKFIRFKVRALASDYEITRKMSEANVIVEVQDTNDNSPTFAQKDYKISVLESEKPAKIVLNVKAVDMDSSNTEQEVKRGFGEVRYSLTGENANLFEVEPITGNIQIAPNTTLDREKQSVLRFYVVASDMPQGGAEQRSTRALVTVDVLDVNDNAPTFQQESYTAVIPENATPGVSVVNITATDPDEGDGGVIHFEIIDEGEANGLFNINHTTGEIYSARALTGKGRTEPYIMRIRAQDGGEPELYTDVILTLYIGDVVSNDGVPLFIRPTLEEVAHIAENSTIGSPVFQVVASDPDDPNLPNGKITFKFLEDGNFGKDASAFRINSETGLITTRKLLDREAKDSYTLILVAQDLGNPPQQATRVLQVIVNDIDDHKPHFRRTLDSPPIELTIVEEKPVGTKVGVIEAIDEDIGENGMIDYSIVYGNEAGLFVVERLENNSAVIKSNGRLDRESIDHHLLTVKCFPYSSKKADVVPKPYNRQDPSERQILIKVLDIDDNKPKFKKENVTLGVRLNVPIDTSLITLEATDADSDALPINYSMGKASFASLVDPSMSKREIPSHLALNPQTGELRTTGSMSGYADGYMEIIVTANNSVIPGRETNITLRVFLLRDRDMLKFVFSKPPVEVRQTLEDFEKAVQQALSLPISVNVYDTQFYSKEDNSLDFSSTSSCFQMVGKEAYDLDEMKALLIDQRNEELKKVYRMYHVEKVQHCAATVARADASMTQMWVLAIAVLVGVATIVCSCTLCCMHAKYKRQVKHARLRDQPRPPLSYVSSGPGMVSATSHTTLGPGTMVSLGPHEGPYEWGADTTLYHPSTLGSRT